The following are encoded in a window of Sminthopsis crassicaudata isolate SCR6 chromosome 3, ASM4859323v1, whole genome shotgun sequence genomic DNA:
- the DNAJC5G gene encoding dnaJ homolog subfamily C member 5G isoform X1: MRMAQAHRKKYRLSKSGETLYEVLELSRGAKPEEIKKAYRKLALKYHPDKNPEDPKAEERFKEINAAHSILADPDQRQIYNMYGAMGLYMANQYGTETVKICFIVTKWWFKCLVLLCTLLSCCCCCCCCCFCCGKNAPPEYERFKSTSDLQTQPQDTKMQTQPPRTGETEDAFFNLNIEEDENEKDKMQKLDQNSI; this comes from the exons ATG AGAATGGCACAAGCACATCGGAAAAAGTATCGGCTGTCCAAAAGTGGAGAAACCCTCTATGAAGTGCTGGAACTGTCTCGGGGAGCAAAACCTGAAGAGATCAAGAAAGCCTACAG GAAATTGGCACTGAAGTACCACCCAGACAAGAATCCAGAAGATCCTAAAGCGGAAGAGCGGTTCAAAGAGATCAATGCAGCCCATTCGATACTTGCTGATCCTGATCAGCGCCAGATCTACAATATGTATGGTGCCATGGGCCTATATATGGCTAACCAATATGGTACAGAAACTGTCAAAATCTGTTTCATTGTGACCAAGTGGTGGTTCAAG TGCCTGGTCCTTTTGTGTACACTGCtttcttgttgttgctgctgttgctgctgctgcttttgctGTGGGAAGAATGCACCACCAGAATATGAGCGTTTTAAGTCTACCAGTGATCTGCAGACACAACCTCAAGACACAAAAATGCAAACACAACCTCCAAGGACAG GTGAAACTGAAGATGCTTTCTTCAATCTGAACATAGAAGaggatgaaaatgaaaaggacaaaatGCAGAAACTGGACCAAAATAGTatttaa
- the DNAJC5G gene encoding dnaJ homolog subfamily C member 5G isoform X2 — MAQAHRKKYRLSKSGETLYEVLELSRGAKPEEIKKAYRKLALKYHPDKNPEDPKAEERFKEINAAHSILADPDQRQIYNMYGAMGLYMANQYGTETVKICFIVTKWWFKCLVLLCTLLSCCCCCCCCCFCCGKNAPPEYERFKSTSDLQTQPQDTKMQTQPPRTGETEDAFFNLNIEEDENEKDKMQKLDQNSI; from the exons ATGGCACAAGCACATCGGAAAAAGTATCGGCTGTCCAAAAGTGGAGAAACCCTCTATGAAGTGCTGGAACTGTCTCGGGGAGCAAAACCTGAAGAGATCAAGAAAGCCTACAG GAAATTGGCACTGAAGTACCACCCAGACAAGAATCCAGAAGATCCTAAAGCGGAAGAGCGGTTCAAAGAGATCAATGCAGCCCATTCGATACTTGCTGATCCTGATCAGCGCCAGATCTACAATATGTATGGTGCCATGGGCCTATATATGGCTAACCAATATGGTACAGAAACTGTCAAAATCTGTTTCATTGTGACCAAGTGGTGGTTCAAG TGCCTGGTCCTTTTGTGTACACTGCtttcttgttgttgctgctgttgctgctgctgcttttgctGTGGGAAGAATGCACCACCAGAATATGAGCGTTTTAAGTCTACCAGTGATCTGCAGACACAACCTCAAGACACAAAAATGCAAACACAACCTCCAAGGACAG GTGAAACTGAAGATGCTTTCTTCAATCTGAACATAGAAGaggatgaaaatgaaaaggacaaaatGCAGAAACTGGACCAAAATAGTatttaa